The DNA segment ATACAGCGGCAAAAGAAATTGGCCTTACTAAAATCGATGCCATTATTGTAGATTTAACCTTTGAAAAGACAAAAAAAATCAGGCAGGCAGAAAGCCTACTTAAGCAATTCGATCTGGAGACTAACTATAAATACTCTCTATCGTCCTTTATGAAATCGTATCTAGGCTATAGGCTAAATCGCTATTATTCCTCTGCCTTCAAGAAAAAAATGTTTAAGCAGGGTTATATATGGCGATCCTTAATTTTTCTTAAGCGGCTTATTTTTGGCAAAAGAGCCATTTTTAAATCATTTAACGAAGCCCATAACGACCACAAGTAAAAGCGGCGAAAGTAGGCGAAAGTATAGGAAAAAAACATTAATTCAGTGATTGAATGCCAGCACTCTGACTGTCAGGTCAATCACGACCCAGTTTTGTTTGCATTGCGAAGGTTGCCGATAACTGACTCAAGGGCTCGATCAAACAGAAGGCCCTCATCAAGCATGCCGATTTTTCTCTCTTTAATCGCCTGCGCAAGCGACATACGATCGTATTCAGCAACCTTCATACCAGAGCGATTGACAAAGATATACTTGCCGGTGCTGCGGATAATCGCAGCCAAGCGACAGCGGAATTTCTTGTTATCATCTTGATGCAATTCTACCCAGTTTCCCATAGCCATATTGTCCACCACTACCAGACAGGGATCATCAGAACTAATGTCAATCACTTCTTCGCTATCAGTATCACTAGCGCCATTGACGACTAGCTTTTCCACCACATGACGAGCAAGCTTATCGTCTTTTACTACTGGATGTTCCTGCTCTTCAACAGCAGTATCTGCTGCCTCAGCCGTATCATCAACCGACTTAGCCACCAAATCACCTAATGCATCAAACCCTGCCAACTGCTCGTCAAGCTCTGCATCCAATGCTTCTAACGATATCGAACCTCCATCTCGCTCTTCCAATATCTGATCTAGTGTTTTTTCTATCGCTTTTGTTTGGCGAGCTATAACTTCCTTTGCTCTCACTTTGCTCTCTTGCTCAGTCACCTCCAACTTAACGGTATTTAATTCTTTTAACTGGGAAAGATGAATAGCTTCCAAATCAGTAAAAAGCTGATTCATATCAAAGGGGTTATAAGCAATCTTGGTCAGGCCTGCCCTTAGATTTTTTAATAACTGTGGCACCATAGTAAGAAGCTGCTGACGCGCCGCTGTATTTTCCATGGGTTCAACGCTCCACAGTAAATCATCGACGACCTGTAAGGCCTCGTGCCAATTGCTGTCGTCTTCACCATCTTTCAGGCAAATCAAAAACAATACATTACTCCAGGCCTGTTCCAGTAGTGTTACCACAACCTTGGGTAAAGATTTTCCAGCAACCCTTTCGTTAAGGGCATTTTGTACTGTATTACGCGCTAATTCTGATTTGGCTTTGCCATCCTCAGCATTGATAGTGCGCTGCTCGATTAACTGAATGCGGCGCTTATCCATTTCTAAAAAGACAATAAAGTCAGCCAATACATCCTGAAATAAAGCGGAATCGCTGGTATATTCCTGCTGTATTTTTTCCACCACTGCTGATACTTTTTTGTATAGGGGGTCACGTTCGATATTGCCGTTGGGCACCCAACCTAAACTGGCATTGGCGATTTCATTCAGCAGTTTTCTTGCCGGATGACCACCTTTACTGAAAAATGACTTGTCCAGCATAGACACTTTGATAATAGGAATTTGCAAACGAGAGATGAGAGCCTTCATTGGTGCAGCTAAGTTTCTATCATCCAAAATAAACTGAAATAACATGGCCACAAGGTTAATCGCGTCATCATCGACCTGACCAATGCTCATGGGTTTTTCAGGCATTTTGGCAATTAACAGGCTGCTTAGCGTTTGCTGAATATCCAACTGCTGCGGACCAACACCCTGCATAGCCTGCTGCTGTTGCTGAGCCATTTGTGGGGTCAGGGATTTTTGTACCGCCTGTAATAACTGCATCAGAGTATCGCGGGGAATTTGCGGTGCCTGCCCGGGAGCAACGAGGCCACTGCCAGCTGAAGCAGAAGGCTGGGGCAGCCCATGCAATAAATTCTGGAGGTCTGCAAACACATCACTATTAGGCGGTTCTGCTGCACTGGGATTTTTGGCATGAGCAGTCTCTGACCCCACTGACTGCTCAGCGGTGCGCTTATCGCCGCCCAAATTGGCTAATATGCCCCCCTCAATCAGGACACTATTACACTGTTCATGCACCTGCTGTAATTGCGCCATTACATAACGGTCAAACAATTTAAATAGAACCAGCTTGGCCTTAATGTCCAAATCCAGTGTTTTGCATACTTCGATAAAGGACTGACAAATGACAGCAGGGCCGAAGGGGTTATTCTTGATGGTGACCGACTGCCCCTCAATCAAGGTGTCCAGACGAGTCGTTAACTGTTTTATGCCTAGCGAACACTCTCTCTCCGCCTTGGCCACCATATTATCGGCAGCCACTAACTCTTCTAATTCATCATCTGCGACCAATGACAAATTATCAATACTGACCTGTTCAGTAGCTTCCAGTGTAGGGATGGCCTCTACAGCAGTCAGTAACAAGCTAAAGGCATTATCGATTTCTTTACCAAAGCACAGCTCCATGCCGCGGCGCTTAATACGTAACTCACGCATGGACTCAAAATACATATTTTGTTCGGCATTGTGTTCAGCACGATCAGCTAACTCAAATAATGCGTCATCAATATTGTCGAATAGAGCCTGAAGTAATGGCTGCAGGGATTGCTTGCCACGGTCTTTAGTATCAGTAAAAGGGGCAGGTAAACGAGCAAACAGTACGTTATCAGCCCCCTCCTCGGCCGAATGACCAGGATGGCTATTAAGCTGTACAACTTTTGTTGTGTTATCCGCCATATATCCACCTACAACATCGAATGTTTGTTAATCCCAAGTTAAAAACTTATTTCTTATTAGTTATAGATCATATATCACTGATTAAGCCTCGTCCTGATTGCTACCACAGATCGAGAAGCCAATCACAATTCATCAGGAATTAAGCCCAAAGCGAGACACAAGTCACAGCCCAAGCCTAATAAGGATTCAACAAGCCATTCTCTTTAAACCCTAGTACAATCACCCAAAAATATCCAAGGCCCTGCCATCATCACCATGAACAGCTCTCAGGACAACACCAGCCCCCGTAAAATGGGTATTACCATGTTTATTTTGGCTTGGGCCATACTCTTTATAATGGGAATTGTCTTTTTTGACGATCTGCTGGCCACCCAAATTAACCCCAATCGCAAGCCGGATAGCCGCACTACTCTGGAGGGTACCAAGGAGATTGTGCTGCAATCCAATCAGCAACACCACTATGTTGCCAATGGGCTGATTAACGGCCATAAAACCGTCTTTTTATTGGATACTGGAGCTACTGACGTGGTTATCCCGCAGTCTTTAGCTCAAAAAATAGGCTTAAAAGCAAGCGGCCAGCAACAAGCCTATACCGCCAATGGCAGAGTAACAGTCTACAGAACGACATTAGCCTCACTACAGATAGGCGACATAAAATTGCAAGATATCAATGCCAGTATCAACCCAGCCATGGACAAACAGGTGGTATTACTCGGTATGAGCGCACTAAAACGGTTAGAATTTACCCAACGAGGCGAGACACTTATTCTCAGACAATACGATGACTGATAGAATCACGCCTTTCATACGACTGACAATACTATATTCATGAAACTACCAGAATACGCCGCCAAAGACCTTGAACTAACGGTAAGCAGAGCACTAGAGGAAGATATTGGCGATGGTGATATCACTGCGCAATTAATCCCTGCCGGGCAAACCGCAACAGCCAGA comes from the Oceanicoccus sagamiensis genome and includes:
- a CDS encoding DUF1631 domain-containing protein yields the protein MADNTTKVVQLNSHPGHSAEEGADNVLFARLPAPFTDTKDRGKQSLQPLLQALFDNIDDALFELADRAEHNAEQNMYFESMRELRIKRRGMELCFGKEIDNAFSLLLTAVEAIPTLEATEQVSIDNLSLVADDELEELVAADNMVAKAERECSLGIKQLTTRLDTLIEGQSVTIKNNPFGPAVICQSFIEVCKTLDLDIKAKLVLFKLFDRYVMAQLQQVHEQCNSVLIEGGILANLGGDKRTAEQSVGSETAHAKNPSAAEPPNSDVFADLQNLLHGLPQPSASAGSGLVAPGQAPQIPRDTLMQLLQAVQKSLTPQMAQQQQQAMQGVGPQQLDIQQTLSSLLIAKMPEKPMSIGQVDDDAINLVAMLFQFILDDRNLAAPMKALISRLQIPIIKVSMLDKSFFSKGGHPARKLLNEIANASLGWVPNGNIERDPLYKKVSAVVEKIQQEYTSDSALFQDVLADFIVFLEMDKRRIQLIEQRTINAEDGKAKSELARNTVQNALNERVAGKSLPKVVVTLLEQAWSNVLFLICLKDGEDDSNWHEALQVVDDLLWSVEPMENTAARQQLLTMVPQLLKNLRAGLTKIAYNPFDMNQLFTDLEAIHLSQLKELNTVKLEVTEQESKVRAKEVIARQTKAIEKTLDQILEERDGGSISLEALDAELDEQLAGFDALGDLVAKSVDDTAEAADTAVEEQEHPVVKDDKLARHVVEKLVVNGASDTDSEEVIDISSDDPCLVVVDNMAMGNWVELHQDDNKKFRCRLAAIIRSTGKYIFVNRSGMKVAEYDRMSLAQAIKERKIGMLDEGLLFDRALESVIGNLRNANKTGS
- a CDS encoding retropepsin-like aspartic protease family protein; amino-acid sequence: MNSSQDNTSPRKMGITMFILAWAILFIMGIVFFDDLLATQINPNRKPDSRTTLEGTKEIVLQSNQQHHYVANGLINGHKTVFLLDTGATDVVIPQSLAQKIGLKASGQQQAYTANGRVTVYRTTLASLQIGDIKLQDINASINPAMDKQVVLLGMSALKRLEFTQRGETLILRQYDD